The Neobacillus sp. OS1-2 genome includes a window with the following:
- a CDS encoding cytochrome c oxidase assembly protein, with the protein MFDDVWLQGQLLWNTPLLAGLIVAAALYGFLLMNFTNGIIHLKQPFLFFLGLVLLYVTIGSPLSTVSHLSFSLHMIQMSMLFFIIPPLLLLGIPDSWRTKSARLNKLFLSPSAALYTFAILFLFYHLPVILTYLSQHSTVHNGYLLVLLYTSFHMWRPIVNGQNKRYAMLSGLLLLPACILFILNASLGEVNNPLLAQMTATFCFTPTELSSINLLPAPFNTRLDQMMAGFLMLGLHKFALIVTMRLGKKVHVQEKRGNGL; encoded by the coding sequence ATGTTCGATGATGTTTGGCTTCAAGGTCAATTGTTGTGGAATACCCCTTTATTAGCTGGCCTTATTGTTGCGGCCGCACTATATGGATTCTTATTGATGAACTTTACAAACGGAATCATTCATCTAAAACAACCCTTCCTTTTTTTCCTTGGCTTGGTCTTACTCTATGTAACGATTGGCAGTCCTTTATCGACCGTCAGTCATCTGTCGTTCAGTTTGCACATGATCCAAATGAGTATGTTATTTTTCATCATCCCGCCACTTCTTCTATTAGGTATTCCCGATTCATGGCGCACTAAGAGCGCACGACTAAACAAACTATTCCTCTCTCCGTCCGCTGCACTATACACTTTTGCAATCCTGTTCCTCTTTTACCATCTGCCAGTCATTTTAACCTATCTTTCACAACATTCCACTGTTCATAATGGCTATTTGCTTGTTCTGCTATACACGTCCTTCCATATGTGGCGCCCCATTGTAAACGGGCAGAATAAACGCTACGCCATGTTGAGCGGGCTATTGTTGCTGCCTGCTTGTATTCTATTTATCCTCAATGCCAGCCTGGGTGAGGTGAATAACCCGCTGCTTGCACAAATGACTGCAACATTTTGCTTTACCCCCACCGAACTAAGCTCTATCAATCTCCTTCCTGCACCGTTCAACACTAGACTTGACCAGATGATGGCTGGCTTTCTCATGCTCGGGCTGCATAAATTTGCGCTCATTGTGACCATGCGTCTCGGGAAAAAAGTACACGTGCAAGAAAAGAGGGGAAATGGTTTATGA
- a CDS encoding putative ABC transporter permease, with protein MFISLLQGITVQNFEILTIEGAATIVFYFTVYSFIGWLLENSYSFFTKREFFKENFLFGPFKPMYGFAPVLLVYLISPNTNGVIMILLCFFIPTFVEYVSGMMLQKCFHKQWWDYSDTPLQLHGHICLPFSICWVFLSLVVVKWIHPEIASMYRVIEPYWAWVWSAVGLYFLADLVLAIRRHTLQNYLTDEPTNPIQ; from the coding sequence ATGTTCATAAGTTTGTTACAAGGCATTACGGTTCAAAATTTTGAAATTCTTACGATTGAAGGAGCAGCGACCATCGTGTTTTATTTCACGGTGTATTCGTTTATTGGCTGGCTGCTTGAAAATAGTTACAGCTTCTTCACTAAGCGGGAATTTTTCAAAGAGAATTTTCTATTTGGCCCCTTTAAACCGATGTATGGCTTTGCTCCGGTGCTGTTGGTTTATTTGATTTCACCTAATACAAATGGGGTCATCATGATCCTCTTATGCTTCTTCATCCCGACATTTGTTGAGTATGTAAGTGGGATGATGCTCCAAAAATGTTTTCATAAACAATGGTGGGATTATTCGGATACGCCCTTACAGCTTCATGGTCATATTTGTCTTCCCTTCTCCATCTGCTGGGTTTTCTTGTCCCTTGTAGTTGTAAAATGGATTCATCCGGAAATTGCTTCTATGTATCGGGTGATAGAACCCTATTGGGCATGGGTTTGGTCTGCAGTAGGACTATATTTTCTTGCCGACCTCGTTTTAGCGATCCGGAGGCATACACTACAGAATTATCTTACAGATGAACCAACTAACCCCATTCAGTAG